In Candidatus Poribacteria bacterium, one DNA window encodes the following:
- a CDS encoding amino acid ABC transporter substrate-binding protein, producing the protein MRFRLFILLICITAILSGCEKARQITTPQKGTATGTCTDGTRVLKVGFYAHFAPISYSANKDPVSAAFNTHLGYEADLLTALEAMEGAGLTFSRTAIAEWDGIWLKSAEPTYDIIGGGITILESRRQDATGMPVVTFTSGHIKFRQTLLVRAEDAERLSTHAALNSEVRVGVLPGTTGEARLLQLTGFVDADGVLLSGTQVETRDRTVVADGTAVYTITAAGASPNLSDRQHLYPPTETLPQIIYLGEVLGESELLEALVAGHIDAIARGEVGSQEAAHASHGKLVVTAFDEQIEYGGFTLALEDADLAACIDEKLDYLTDNKNIGYGEWLQDPLVFMKRAKQWNVE; encoded by the coding sequence ATGCGTTTCCGACTTTTTATCTTACTCATATGCATTACAGCGATCCTTTCAGGTTGCGAGAAGGCGCGACAAATCACCACCCCACAAAAAGGAACAGCCACAGGCACTTGTACGGACGGAACCCGAGTGTTGAAGGTTGGCTTTTATGCCCATTTTGCCCCTATTAGTTACAGTGCTAACAAAGATCCTGTTTCGGCTGCGTTCAATACACACCTCGGTTACGAAGCGGATCTATTGACTGCCCTTGAAGCGATGGAAGGAGCGGGTTTGACGTTCTCTCGAACGGCTATCGCCGAATGGGACGGTATCTGGCTAAAGTCAGCTGAACCCACGTATGATATTATCGGAGGCGGCATCACCATTCTGGAATCTCGGAGGCAAGATGCCACAGGTATGCCCGTCGTCACCTTTACATCCGGACATATCAAGTTTCGGCAAACGCTTTTGGTTCGTGCTGAAGACGCGGAGCGTCTCTCCACACATGCAGCCCTCAACAGTGAAGTTCGCGTTGGTGTACTTCCCGGCACGACGGGCGAGGCGCGTTTACTTCAGCTTACCGGGTTCGTTGATGCTGACGGTGTCCTTCTATCGGGCACCCAGGTTGAGACTCGTGATAGGACTGTCGTTGCTGATGGCACAGCAGTTTACACGATTACAGCCGCCGGTGCCTCTCCGAACCTATCGGATAGGCAACATCTCTATCCACCTACGGAAACCTTGCCGCAGATAATCTATCTCGGTGAAGTCTTAGGAGAGTCCGAGCTGCTTGAGGCACTCGTCGCGGGTCATATCGATGCGATTGCGCGGGGCGAGGTTGGTAGTCAGGAGGCCGCGCACGCCTCACACGGCAAACTTGTCGTCACCGCCTTTGATGAACAGATAGAGTATGGCGGATTTACGCTCGCCCTCGAAGATGCCGATCTCGCCGCCTGCATTGATGAAAAACTTGACTATCTGACAGATAACAAGAACATCGGTTATGGAGAATGGCTACAGGATCCGTTGGTATTCATGAAACGCGCCAAGCAGTGGAATGTAGAATAG
- a CDS encoding aspartate aminotransferase family protein — protein sequence MTTAEIKEMATEYIINTYGDRSLAFVKGEGPYLWDADGKKYLDFLGGLAVNGLGHCHPKVVAAIQEQAGKLLHTSNLYYIQPQAELAKLLIDNSDMDQCFFCNSGAEANEAGIKLARKYAKDSGRTNAYEIITMENSFHGRTMATITATAQTKYHVGFEPMLEGFKYVPFDDLEATEAAISEKTCAILVEPIQSEGGVNIPSDGYLQGLRELCDTHNLLLIFDEVQTAMGRLGTFFGYQSYGVVPDVITMAKALGSGVPIGAMLAKRHIAESFVPGTHAATFGGNPLVTAAASATVRTILEENLAVNAVKMGNYLAGGLMELKEKYPIKEVRGKGLLRGLVMEVDATPIAAQCIENGLVTICTNDYVLRFLPPLNINAGHVEEAVNIVEKSMSEVL from the coding sequence ATGACAACCGCTGAAATCAAAGAGATGGCGACAGAATATATCATCAATACCTACGGCGACAGAAGTCTCGCTTTTGTTAAAGGCGAAGGACCCTATCTCTGGGACGCCGATGGGAAAAAATATCTTGACTTCCTCGGTGGACTCGCCGTCAACGGTTTAGGGCACTGCCACCCAAAGGTTGTTGCCGCCATACAGGAACAGGCAGGCAAGCTGCTGCACACATCCAATCTCTACTACATTCAACCGCAGGCAGAACTCGCGAAATTGCTTATCGATAACTCCGACATGGATCAGTGCTTCTTCTGCAATAGCGGCGCCGAAGCAAATGAAGCCGGAATTAAACTGGCGCGGAAATACGCCAAGGATAGCGGTAGAACTAACGCCTACGAAATCATCACGATGGAGAACTCGTTCCACGGACGGACGATGGCGACCATCACCGCCACGGCACAAACAAAATATCACGTAGGATTTGAACCGATGCTCGAGGGCTTCAAATACGTCCCATTCGACGATCTGGAAGCAACCGAAGCCGCCATCAGCGAAAAGACATGCGCCATCTTAGTTGAACCGATTCAGTCCGAAGGCGGTGTTAATATCCCGAGTGATGGGTATCTTCAAGGCTTACGAGAACTCTGTGATACGCATAACCTGTTACTCATCTTCGACGAAGTCCAGACGGCGATGGGGAGATTAGGCACTTTTTTCGGATACCAAAGTTACGGTGTTGTGCCCGATGTCATCACAATGGCAAAGGCTCTCGGGAGCGGTGTACCGATCGGTGCGATGTTAGCGAAACGACACATAGCAGAGAGTTTCGTCCCCGGTACGCATGCCGCAACATTCGGCGGAAATCCGTTAGTCACCGCGGCGGCATCTGCAACTGTCAGAACCATTCTGGAAGAAAACCTCGCCGTGAACGCCGTTAAAATGGGGAATTACCTCGCCGGTGGACTCATGGAACTGAAGGAGAAATATCCGATCAAAGAGGTACGCGGGAAAGGCTTGCTCCGCGGTTTAGTTATGGAAGTCGATGCGACACCGATCGCTGCACAGTGTATCGAAAACGGATTGGTCACCATTTGCACCAACGACTATGTCCTTCGGTTCTTACCACCGCTCAATATCAACGCCGGGCACGTTGAGGAAGCCGTCAACATCGTTGAAAAATCGATGTCAGAAGTCCTTTAG
- a CDS encoding mandelate racemase/muconate lactonizing enzyme family protein yields MKITNVKSFTSADGYFFVKVETDAGIYGVGEGGLRRRALALAEVIRSFEPFLIGEDPFRIEHLWQVMFRGGFFPGGVVQSAAVSAVDIALWDIKGKALNVPVYELLGGRTRDKVVCYPHNGGGSIDAIVESCRQTYEAGWKFVRWSVVDHSDSGGTFEPRRAIRNTLKQVEAVRQAFGDDLEILIDVHTRLDPADSLDFCNKVAQYNPFFIEDPLRAENPASLRRLRQQTSVPLAVGEQFDSKWTFREVIEEELMDYCRVDLCIAGGLTEARKIAGWCETHYIYIAPHNPLGPVSAAAGLHLCLSSSLVGVQELPRAPMSALTDVFPVQVPWESGYLLPPERPGLGIEFNEDALTDVSTQEYGPPHGYQRDDGAYTNW; encoded by the coding sequence ATGAAAATTACGAATGTGAAATCGTTTACTTCAGCGGACGGCTATTTTTTTGTGAAAGTCGAAACCGATGCGGGTATCTACGGTGTGGGTGAGGGCGGTCTCCGTCGTCGCGCCCTCGCCTTAGCCGAAGTCATTCGCTCATTTGAACCCTTCCTCATCGGCGAAGATCCGTTCCGGATCGAACACCTCTGGCAAGTGATGTTCCGCGGCGGTTTTTTCCCCGGCGGGGTCGTCCAATCCGCGGCGGTGAGTGCCGTAGACATCGCACTCTGGGACATCAAAGGAAAAGCCTTGAATGTCCCTGTCTATGAACTTCTGGGCGGACGCACGAGAGACAAAGTCGTCTGCTACCCACATAACGGAGGCGGCTCAATCGATGCAATCGTCGAGAGTTGCCGACAAACCTACGAAGCCGGTTGGAAGTTCGTCCGCTGGAGTGTGGTTGATCATTCTGACAGTGGGGGAACGTTTGAACCCAGACGCGCCATCCGAAACACCCTTAAGCAGGTGGAAGCCGTTCGTCAGGCATTCGGCGATGATCTCGAAATACTGATTGACGTGCATACCCGCCTCGATCCAGCGGATAGCCTCGATTTCTGTAACAAAGTCGCCCAGTACAATCCATTTTTCATTGAGGATCCGCTTCGAGCCGAGAACCCCGCAAGTCTCAGACGACTTCGGCAGCAGACCTCGGTGCCACTTGCAGTGGGCGAACAATTCGACAGCAAATGGACGTTCCGAGAAGTGATCGAGGAGGAACTCATGGATTATTGCCGTGTCGATCTCTGCATCGCCGGTGGGTTAACAGAGGCACGGAAAATCGCCGGATGGTGTGAAACGCATTACATCTATATAGCACCCCATAATCCGTTGGGACCTGTATCCGCTGCAGCGGGTCTGCATCTTTGTTTGTCCTCGTCACTCGTTGGCGTGCAGGAACTCCCACGCGCCCCAATGTCCGCGCTAACTGATGTTTTTCCGGTTCAGGTACCGTGGGAATCAGGCTATCTCCTACCACCAGAACGTCCGGGACTCGGCATTGAATTCAATGAAGATGCACTTACCGACGTCTCAACGCAGGAGTATGGACCGCCGCACGGCTACCAGCGCGATGACGGTGCCTACACGAATTGGTAA
- a CDS encoding Gfo/Idh/MocA family oxidoreductase gives MKTYRVAILGCRSRGTSAAKAYHAHPRTEIVALCDLVQERLETLGDIVNVSAHFTDLDEMIQQTAPDIVAIPTATEAHYPLCMRVLEHGVNIEVEKPLCIDLVQADEVLAKAKAKNARVAVHHQRRTSPSMQAVAKVLDAGKIGDLRYIYASGKGYYAGYGLMNIGTHVVNNMMRFGGRCRSVVTQATTGGRAITHDDVLPSPAGMGTVAGEYTTATLQFDGNVTGTLIQHRFPKVDTDAYVMELYGTEGRLFWSELKGSWWLPTPHFVPDGTHDQWEALASIYPDHFDPDKGANADDYCFVDEYVNALDENREHESNGEEGRHVIEILMGIFESAVYGTRVELPQKNREHPLLRWRAEAGLGEIRDMPRDYGTWLSLEDERLYE, from the coding sequence ATGAAAACTTATCGTGTTGCCATATTAGGGTGTCGGAGTCGCGGCACCTCGGCAGCAAAAGCGTATCACGCACATCCACGCACCGAAATCGTGGCACTCTGCGACCTCGTCCAAGAGCGGTTAGAGACGCTCGGCGACATCGTGAACGTCTCTGCACATTTCACCGACTTAGACGAGATGATCCAACAGACAGCCCCCGATATTGTCGCAATCCCCACAGCAACAGAGGCACATTATCCGCTCTGTATGCGTGTTCTTGAACACGGCGTGAACATCGAGGTAGAGAAGCCACTCTGCATCGATCTTGTTCAAGCAGATGAGGTATTGGCAAAGGCGAAAGCGAAAAACGCTCGCGTCGCCGTCCATCATCAACGCCGCACGAGCCCGTCGATGCAGGCAGTTGCCAAAGTCTTAGACGCAGGAAAAATCGGCGACCTCCGCTACATCTACGCCTCTGGAAAAGGCTACTACGCCGGTTACGGGTTAATGAACATCGGAACACATGTCGTCAATAACATGATGCGTTTCGGTGGGCGTTGCCGAAGTGTCGTGACACAGGCGACGACAGGTGGACGCGCCATCACACACGACGACGTTCTCCCCTCACCCGCTGGCATGGGAACAGTCGCAGGCGAATACACCACCGCGACGCTCCAATTCGACGGAAACGTCACCGGCACGCTCATCCAGCACCGATTCCCGAAGGTAGACACCGATGCGTACGTCATGGAACTCTACGGCACTGAAGGGAGACTCTTCTGGTCGGAACTCAAAGGTTCGTGGTGGCTCCCTACGCCGCATTTCGTCCCTGACGGTACGCACGACCAGTGGGAAGCCCTCGCGTCTATCTATCCAGACCATTTTGATCCAGACAAGGGCGCGAATGCCGACGACTACTGCTTCGTTGACGAATATGTGAACGCCTTGGACGAAAATCGCGAACACGAATCCAACGGCGAAGAGGGTCGCCATGTCATTGAGATTCTCATGGGAATCTTTGAGTCCGCCGTCTACGGCACACGTGTGGAGTTGCCCCAGAAAAACCGAGAGCATCCACTCCTACGATGGCGTGCTGAAGCCGGTTTGGGTGAAATAAGGGATATGCCTCGTGATTACGGCACCTGGCTATCGTTAGAAGACGAGCGTTTGTATGAATAG